Proteins from a genomic interval of Fusarium oxysporum Fo47 chromosome I, complete sequence:
- a CDS encoding mitochondrial ribosomal protein L37-domain-containing protein, with amino-acid sequence MFCTRCLRATSLRRAQPILRQFSTTTNFRSAEPQLSTPVTAPGEAQKDVPAARSSCAPGTVLNGLNYTKGGQDPVAKNDDEYPEWLWSCLEVLKKGADSADADAGDEFSKSKKQRKLAAKRQKALEAKLLAEGNLEALAPKIPLQRQSINILGEENRGVEHNIEAAQKREELKKAMRKERRAKIKETNYLKSM; translated from the exons ATGTTCTGCACTCGGTGTCTGCGCGCCACCTCCTTGCGGCGCGCGCAGCCGATTCTTCGACAATTTTCGACAACGACGAATTTCCGTTCCGCCGAACCTCAACTTTCGACTCCCGTTACAGCGCCCGGCGAGGCACAGAAGGATGTCCCTGCTGCACGATCATCATGTGCACCTGGAACTGTTCTCAATGGCCTGAACTATACCAAGGGTGGACAGGACCCTGTCGCAAAGAACGATGATGAATACCCAGAATGGTTGTGGTCTTGCTTGGAAGTCCTGAAGAAGGGTGCCGATTCGGCGGATGCGGATGCTGGTGACGAATTCT CCAAGtcgaagaagcaaagaaaacTGGCAGCCAAGCGTCAAAAGGCCCTCGAGGCCAAGCTGTTGGCTGAGGGTAATCTGGAGGCTCTGGCTCCTAAGATTCCTCTTCAACGCCAGTCTATTAATATCCTCGGAGAGGAGAATCGAGGAGTCGAGCACAACATTGAGGCCGCACAAAAGCGAGAGGAACTTAAGAAGGCGATGCGCAAGGAGAGAAgggccaagatcaaggaaaCCAACTACCTCAAGTCTATGTAA
- a CDS encoding cytochrome P450 produces the protein MGLLQELASHPLAQQYQELPLGQQIGIGFGAFIILSVVLNVLNQLLFKNRNEPPLVFHWFPFVGSTITYGMDPPKFFKENRAKHGDVFTFVLLGKKTTVAVGPTGNDFILNGKLKDVSAEEIYTVLTTPVFGKDVVYDCPNAKLMEQKKFMKIALTTEAFRSYVPIISAEVRDYFKKSPDFKGKSGIVDIPKKMAEITIFTASHALQGSVIRNKFDESLAALYHDLDMGFTPINFMLHWAPLPWNRKRDHAQRTVAKIYMDTIKERRAKDNDDTEHDMMKHLMNSTYKNGTPVPDHEVAHMMIALLMAGQHSSSSTSSWIMLRLAQYPHIMEELYQEQVRELGADLPPLTYDNLAKLPLNQAIIKETLRLHAPIHSIMRAVKSPMPVPGTKYTIPTSHTLLAAPGVSATDSAYFPNPDEWDPHRWEVDSPNFPRMATRGDDEEKIDYGYGLVSKGSASPYLPFGAGRHRCIGEHFANAQLQTIVAEVVREFKFRNVDGGNTLIDTDYASLFSRPLEPANIHWERRQQ, from the exons ATGGGTCTCCTCCAAGAACTTGCGAGCCACCCGCTCGCGCAACAATATCAGGAGCTCCCCCTGGGCCAGCAGATTGGAATTGGCTTCGGAGCATTCATAATTCTCTCTGTCGTTCTGAATGTGCTCAACCAGCTACTCTTCAAGAACCGCAATGAACCCCCCCTAGTCTTCCACTGGTTCCCTTTCGTTGGAAGCACTATCACATACGGAATGGACCCCCCTAAGTTCTTCAAGGAGAACCGCGCCAAG CATGGTGATGTTTTCACCTTTGTTCTCCTTGGAAAGAAAACCACTGTCGCTGTTGGCCCCACTGGAAAcgacttcatcctcaacgGAAAGCTCAAGGATGTCTCTGCCGAGGAGATTTACACTGTTCTCACTACTCCTGTCTTTGGCAAGGATGTCGTGTACGATTGCCCTAATGCCAAACTCATggagcagaagaag TTCATGAAAATCGCCCTCACGACCGAAGCCTTCCGATCATACGTGCCTATTATCTCCGCCGAGGTTCGCGATTACTTCAAGAAGAGCCCTGATTTCAAGGGCAAGTCCGGTATTGTCGATATTCCCAAGAAAATGGCCGAGATCACTATCTTCACTGCTTCGCATGCCCTTCAGGGCAGCGTCATTCGTAACAAGTTTGACGAGTCTCTGGCCGCTCTCTACCACGATCTCGACATGGGTTTCACTCCCATCAACTTCATGCTTCACTGGGCTCCTCTCCCCTGGAACCGCAAGCGTGACCACGCCCAGCGCACTGTTGCCAAGATCTATATGGACACCATTAAGGAGCGACGCGCTAAGGACAACGATGACACCGAGCACGATATGATGAAGCATCTCATGAACTCTACTTACAAGAACGGCACCCCTGTCCCTGATCATGAGGTCGCCCACATGATGATTGCTCTCCTCATGGCTGGCCAgcactcttcttcttctaccAGCTCTTGGATCATGCTCCGTCTCGCTCAGTACCCTCACATCATGGAAGAGCTGTACCAAGAGCAGGTCAGAGAACTCGGTGCTGATTTGCCTCCCCTGACTTACGACAACCTTGCCAAGCTGCCCCTCAACCAGGCCATTATCAAGGAGACTCTCCGCCTTCACGCCCCTATCCACTCTATCATGCGCGCCGTCAAGTCTCCCATGCCTGTCCCTGGAACCAAGTACACCATCCCGACCTCGCACACTCTTCTCGCCGCCCCCGGTGTCAGCGCTACTGACTCGGCCTACTTCCCCAACCCCGATGAGTGGGATCCTCACCGATGGGAGGTCGACTCTCCCAACTTCCCCAGAATGGCTACCCGTGGcgatgacgaagagaagatcgACTATGGCTACGGCCTTGTCAGCAAGGGTTCCGCCTCTCCTTATCTGCCCTTTGGtgctggtcgtcaccgatGCATTGGCGAGCACTTTGCCAACGCCCAGCTTCAGACAATTGTTGCTGAGGTTGTGCGTGAGTTCAAGTTCCGCAATGTGGATGGCGGCAACACTCTAATCGACACCGACTACGCCTCGCTTTTCTCGCGACCCTTGGAGCCCGCCAACATTCACTGGGAGAGACGCCAGCAGTAG
- a CDS encoding uncharacterized protein (of unknown function-domain containing protein), with translation MSESYGPLVRLWGIRPSKLPAAGAQPEELKVLLSSIILEALPFLNSVPSEIPSVEPATELRSTSELWKHKTVKTYDGSAASVHVFERTVDAETLGVVAQKNPGLGIPSDKAQSELWALRRSTHEAKKEKGTADWDEFLRCFKEKHGEAEKTFTPSVVSFKRLQEWDCSGIEIQLNGETWIDWTLRHEESVHDLPGPLSKRVFPVLQATAAVRGRKEFLVVQIAIRAGDDATNVAKHDGPIRAAYTSVERVRELGDGSLEWVMGTASDAKGLVPMWAQKLGLSGAIAKDVGIFMDWIGRERLKGKDAEVIGDLE, from the coding sequence ATGAGCGAGTCATATGGCCCTCTTGTCCGCCTATGGGGCATACGTCCTTCTAAACTTCCAGCTGCAGGGGCACAACCAGAAGAGCTCAAGGTTCTTCTCTCCTCAATTATTCTCGAAGCCTTGCCTTTTCTAAACTCCGTCCCTTCCGAGATCCCTTCCGTGGAGCCTGCTACTGAACTCCGGTCCACAAGTGAGCTCTGGAAACACAAGACAGTCAAAACATACGACGGATCTGCCGCTTCTGTCCATGTATTCGAGCGTActgttgatgctgagacTCTTGGGGTTGTCGCTCAGAAGAACCCTGGGCTTGGGATACCATCTGATAAAGCGCAGTCAGAGCTTTGGGCGCTTCGACGGAGTACTCACgaagcaaagaaagagaagggcACGGCAGATTGGGATGAGTTTCTGAGATGTttcaaggagaagcatgGTGAAGCGGAGAAGACCTTTACGCCAAGCGTGGTGAGTTTCAAGCGACTACAGGAATGGGATTGCTCAGGCATTGAGATTCAGCTGAACGGCGAAACTTGGATTGACTGGACACTGCGTCATGAGGAGTCTGTCCATGACCTTCCCGGGCCGTTGTCAAAGCGTGTCTTTCCTGTTCTACAAGCCACAGCTGCTGTTCGTGGACGCAAGGAGTTCCTTGTCGTTCAAATCGCGATCCGGGCCGGTGACGATGCAACAAACGTGGCTAAGCACGATGGCCCAATTCGGGCGGCTTACACAAGTGTTGAGAGGGTAAGAGAATTGGGTGATGGAAGCTTGGAATGGGTGATGGGGACAGCATCTGATGCGAAAGGCTTGGTGCCAATGTGGGCACAGAAGCTAGGTCTTTCTGGGGCGATAGCTAAGGATGTCGGTATATTTATGGACTGGATTGGTAGGGAGAGATTGAAGGGGAAAGATGCTGAAGTTATTGGTGACCTGGAGTAA
- a CDS encoding TAFII55 protein conserved region-domain-containing protein has protein sequence MSTPTPTKDGQPPAKPRLKINVSRSSSFVADANATPSVSAPAGPAAPTPTPTEGSRKVKLKIGKSQPSTPAEQPPVKTKAGRQPKPTQKLVESKKRAHDELDDELGSAHPTTKIKLKPTKSGLTPTVVVKPKGRAPVHPPGDGYDSEASDREKDPSIEEQFVLRMLPGEHCDYVRWCMENGKMGIPRSQGGADIQLKFFEEDSRRAVVSVKGQPFAAVMVDLPTVTEAMKTWDRKSFLKSADICQMLLVYQKVSTEAEARQTPLPSMIDQHFKWPHGLTPPMHDCVNRRFAKTISRKEIEDKEAEVERLLTEDAKAGSTRWEWVDESKDDDEEGGDEDAEGDMDDDDDGMDYFQSQDVFGDGDDDLAADLEAAFGEMGDETPAIGMDAPTPMTTTQANTPAPLQDSIESDESEEVSDDDDDDDDEDLDEDARAQRDEEKGVKSFINDLKNQLASKQEELARNTNKLLRTRIEQTIKQLRAEIELKNSSIGIETDD, from the coding sequence ATGTCGACACCGACCCCAACAAAAGATGGCCAACCACCCGCAAAACCTCGTCTAAAGATTAACGTCAGCCGGTCTTCCTCTTTCGTCGCTGATGCGAATGCGACACCTTCAGTCTCGGCCCCGGCTGGCCCAGCTGCTCCGACTCCAACTCCGACGGAAGGTAGCCGCAAAgtgaagctcaagatcggAAAGTCGCAACCCTCAACGCCTGCGGAACAACCACCAGTGAAGACGAAAGCTGGCCGACAACCTAAGCCCACACAGAAACTCGTTGAGAGCAAGAAGCGCGCACACGATGAACTGGATGATGAGCTAGGCTCGGCGCATCCAACAAcaaaaataaaacttaagCCAACGAAATCAGGGCTCACTCCAACGGTCGTGGTGAAGCCAAAGGGACGCGCACCAGTACATCCGCCAGGAGATGGTTATGACTCAGAGGCGAGTGATCGGGAGAAGGATCCATCGATAGAGGAACAATTTGTCCTGAGGATGCTACCAGGAGAGCACTGTGACTATGTGCGCTGGTGCATGgagaatggcaagatggGCATTCCTCGGAGCCAGGGAGGAGCAGACATTCAACTCAAATTCTTTGAAGAGGATTCTCGAAGGGCGGTCGTGTCAGTCAAAGGTCAACCGTTTGCCGCTGTTATGGTGGACCTGCCTACAGTTACAGAAGCGATGAAGACATGGGATCGCAAATCATTTCTCAAGTCTGCAGACATCTGCCAAATGCTTCTGGTTTACCAGAAAGTTTCCACCGAAGCTGAAGCAAGACAAACACCTCTACCAAGCATGATCGACCAACACTTCAAATGGCCACACGGCCTAACACCGCCCATGCACGATTGTGTGAACCGGCGATTCGCCAAGACCATTAGTCgaaaggagattgaggataAAGAAGCAGAAGTCGAACGCCTGCTCACCGAGGATGCTAAAGCCGGCTCTACGCGCTGGGAATGGGTCGACGAGAGCaaagacgacgacgaggaagGCGGAGATGAGGATGCCGAAGGCGATatggatgatgacgatgatggtaTGGACTACTTCCAGAGCCAAGATGTATTCGGAGATGGCGACGATGACCTTGCAGCCGATCTGGAGGCCGCTTTCGGGGAAATGGGCGATGAAACTCCCGCTATCGGTATGGATGCTCCAACGCCAATGACGACCACACAGGCCAATACCCCCGCGCCACTCCAAGATAGCATTGAGTCGGATGAGTCCGAGGAAGTttcggatgatgatgacgacgacgacgacgaggacCTGGACGAGGATGCTCGAGCCCAGCGCGACGAGGAAAAGGGTGTCAAGTCTTTCATCAACGACCTGAAGAACCAGCTTGCCAGCAAGCAAGAAGAACTGGCCCGTAATACAAACAAGCTCCTCCGGACTCGTATTGAGCAGACCATCAAGCAGCTCAGGGCAGAGATTGAACTCAAGAACTCGTCTATCGGTATCGAGACAGATGACTGA
- a CDS encoding kinesin motor domain-containing protein has protein sequence MTTTLPRPSRPSVGPPNMALPALPVSKTRKSTGNIPSPTASIRSAPGTPRSGLRTPSTMSLAPPGPAPSAALPQPRTGSGVNGPGKTLRKSVSINSFPQPPRGDTRSSSGVPPSPRAVDKPRSTRKPSKAAKESMYSTISSSTPSFLNGSGEGKSITSVRMSDGLISVASPPQSRSSSAQDSYSTSATTYDDPAEGSGQKSDASTDKRASKHDGKGNVVVSVRVRPDANGNNGSPEGEWMVDGRKSLISFRGKDGGDHYYDNVFTTHDNNSRVYDHIAKRLVRRVMEGYHGTVFAYGMTGTGKTFSMQGTASSPGVIPLAITDIFSYIRETPSREFLLRVSYLEIYNEKIHDLLSMPIANGVGGGAQQEEIKLREDSKRGVYATPLKEEIVQSPTQLLRVIARGDQARRTASTQFNARSSRSHAVVQIVVESRERIPGVSVAGDGKRSGLLPGGVRVSTLSLIDLAGSEKAAESKERRQEGAHINKSLLTLGTVISKLSEWKEKEAKGTDKEGKHLPYRDSKLTRLLQGALSGNSLVSILCTIQIGAGNSAALANNHTLETINTLKFASRAKNNIVSHAKKAEEALGAGGEGGARVLLERYRMEISELRQQLESQAKKNKGEVVEEEKIHNEEEEKAREAEAAERHEEQILEMQLARTALKERIDHLNRLILSSKSIGVNSNGSISSLGQYARFSQFSQISLPASIRSSVATSVGGKPLMERTSSMTSASSTIGRRSSGGQKIGDEVADVEDDSAGEFGDGTASLTAQNRALQADLADKNRYIATLEKRLLQARRASSSRASVGFAAPNKAIMVGEDHSVSAALREKDSEIADLRARLDDKDRMLAALRSAARSRDTAEATVEPRSPPPQQEAHLDVSSGAKPVEVEKKRTRGVDEMNNLLDEMLQDRVERGQVVRGKRGSVRLAGGQKMDSLAEPNFEPLRRTPTPNPPEERKDLSAEA, from the exons ATGACGACAACGTTGCCGCGCCCGTCTCGGCCTTCAGTTGGGCCTCCCAATATGGCACTGCCGGCCCTACCAGTGAGCAAGACGCGCAAGAGTACAGGAAATATCCCTTCGCCCACAGCCTCGATCAGATCAGCCCCAGGCACCCCCAGATCCGGTCTTCGAACGCCATCGACAATGAGCCTGGCCCCCCCAGGCCCAGCACCGTCAGCCGCACTCCCACAGCCAAGGACTGGCTCAGGTGTTAATGGTCCCGGAAAGACTCTCCGCAAGAGTGTCAGCATCAACTCTTTCCCACAACCACCCAGGGGAGACACACGTTCAAGCAGCGGCGTTCCGCCTAGTCCAAGGGCCGTAGACAAACCCCGATCGACAAGGAAGCCCTCAAAAGCCGCGAAGGAATCCATGTACAGCACGATTAGTTCGAGCACACCAAGCTTCCTTAATGGTAGCGGGGAAGGAAAGTCAATTACGAGTGTACGCATGTCAGACGGCTTGATCAGTGTTGCGTCACCACCTCAAAGTCGTAGTTCTTCAGCACAAGATTCATACTCGACATCAGCTACGACATATGATGACCCCGCGGAAGGATCGGGCCAGAAATCCGATGCCTCAACTGACAAGCGAGCATCCAAACATGATGGCAAGGGGAATGTCGTTGTAAGTGTCAGGGTTCGGCCAGACGCTAACGGAAACAACGGGAGCCCTGAGGGTGAGTGGATGGTCGATGGGCGCAAGTCGCTCATCTCATTCAGAGGGAAGGATGGTGGTGACCATTACTACG ACAATGTTTTCACGACACATGACAATAACTCTAGAGTATACGACCATATTGCAAAACGGCTAGTCCGACGGGTTATGGAGGGTTACCATGGTACTGTCTTTGCGTACGGTATGACCGGTACCGGAAAGACATTTTCTATGCAAGGAACCGCTTCATCACCAGGCGTGATTCCCCTTGCTATCACCGATATCTTTTCATACATCCGAGAAACGCCATCACGGGAATTTTTGCTGCGAGTCAGCTACCTGGAGATTTACAATGAAAAAATCCATGATTTATTAAGTATGCCCATTGCGAATGGCGTTGGAGGGGGTGcacagcaagaagagattAAGCTCCGTGAAGACAGCAAGCGCGGTGTGTATGCTACCCCgctgaaggaggagattgtTCAGAGCCCTACACAGCTGCTGCGAGTCATTGCACGAGGTGACCAAGCTCGAAGAACCGCTAGCACCCAGTTCAACGCTCGGAGTTCACGAAGCCATGCAGTCGTTCAAATCGTCGTGGAGTCTCGGGAGAGAATACCAGGTGTTTCAGTTGCGGGCGACGGTAAGCGGTCTGGCCTTTTGCCTGGTGGCGTGCGAGTGTCAACACTCAGCTTAATCGACCTTGCTGGCTccgagaaggctgctgaatCTAAAGAGCGTAGACAAGAAGGTGCTCATATTAACAAGAGTCTGCTCACCCTGGGCACAGTTATTTCAAAACTTTCAGAGtggaaggaaaaagaagcaaaggGTACAGATAAGGAAGGGAAGCATCTTCCATATCGCGATAGCAAACTCACTCGGCTGCTGCAGGGAGCTTTATCTGGGAATTCTCTAGTGAGTATTCTTTGCACGATTCAGATCGGAGCCGGGAATAGCGCGGCCTTGGCCAACAATCACACCCTGGAAACAATCAATACCCTCAAATTTGCCTCGAGAGCCAAGAATAATATCGTCAGCCATGCAAAGAAGGCCGAGGAAGCCCTTGGAGCTGGTGGCGAAGGCGGAGCTCGAGTTCTGCTTGAGCGTTATCGCATGGAAATCTCGGAATTGCGCCAGCAACTTGAGTCGCAGGCAAAAAAGAACAAGGGGGAAGTggtggaggaagaaaagataCAcaacgaagaggaagaaaaggccAGAGAAGCTGAGGCTGCAGAGCGACATGAGGAGCAAATTCTTGAGATGCAACTCGCCCGGACAGCCCTGAAGGAACGAATCGACCATCTGAACCGCCTCATTCTCAGCTCAAAGTCCATCGGTGTCAATTCGAATGGGTCAATAAGCTCTCTCGGTCAATATGCCCGGTTTTCTCAGTTCTCGCAGATATCTTTGCCGGCATCAATTCGCTCGTCAGTTGCTACTTCTGTGGGTGGCAAACCACTGATGGAACGCACATCATCTATGACATCGGCATCTTCGACCATCGGCCGTCGCTCTAGTGGTGGACAGAAGATCGGAGATGAAGTTgcagatgttgaagatgatagTGCAGGCGAATTTGGTGACGGTACAGCATCCTTGACGGCTCAGAATCGTGCCCTACAAGCCGATCTTGCAGACAAGAATCGATATATTGCGACATTAGAAAAgcgtcttcttcaagcacGTCGCGCGAGCTCTAGTCGGGCATCCGTCGGTTTTGCGGCCCCAAACAAAGCTATTATGGTCGGAGAAGATCACAGCGTATCTGCTGCCTTGAGGGAAAAAGACTCCGAGATAGCAGATCTTCGAGCAAGACTCGACGATAAGGATAGAATGTTGGCCGCTTTGAGAAGTGCAGCACGGTCACGCGACACAGCCGAAGCAACTGTTGAGCCTCGTTCTccacctcctcaacaagagGCGCACCTCGACGTATCTAGCGGCGCGAAGCCAGTGGAGGTAGAAAAGAAGCGAACCCGAGGCGTTGACGAGATGAATAATCTTTTGGACGAGATGCTGCAAGATCGGGTTGAGAGAGGCCAGGTGGTACGTGGTAAGCGAGGTAGCGTACGCCTGGCGGGTGGACAGAAGATGGACTCCTTAGCAGAACCCAACTTTGAGCCTTTACGACGAACTCCCACACCAAATCCCCCTGAGGAGCGGAAAGATTTGTCGGCAGAGGCATAG
- a CDS encoding serine-threonine protein kinase 19-domain-containing protein, whose translation MPQTIRSILGKSGRITKPLKTSPPSRKRSDTTPRRPTLKSKHQDKDLFHDKLDDIGLTKILEEELTLRDVVQAMRYIRARMYSPVPQTGFSSTRTAEILNYRATTAPLVTVGHLNAILSSPGKVERELAELATNGIVRRVRVERRGGGGEALIEMTDYNEMLDKASLHEETRKSFRAFLKENPTTQILYKGALENTQADELVRAGFLTSSTPSTPESTLDIRPENRTTLTSIHHVSRFASGTASAVGGHNAIHLAGGGGGAPTLTRSSSTPSGLRISVPGHGRHLKLATATVDWVRDALRRTRWGEGPESWLKERFEGGGLYGPRWKEFWGVEWSWVLGEAVGLGVVEVFETGSVGRGVRALGG comes from the coding sequence ATGCCACAAACCATAAGGTCTATACTCGGCAAGTCAGGTCGAATTACCAAACCTCTAAAGACATCACCGCCCTCTCGTAAACGTTCTGACACAACCCCGCGAAGACCGACCCTCAAGTCCAAGCATCAAGACAAAGATCTATTCCATGATAAACTCGACGACATAGGCCTGACAAAGATTTTGGAGGAAGAACTTACATTACGAGATGTCGTCCAAGCGATGCGATACATCCGTGCTCGGATGTACAGTCCCGTGCCTCAAACAGGTTTCAGCTCAACACGAACTGCTGAGATTCTTAACTACCGCGCGACTACGGCACCTCTCGTTACAGTAGGCCATCTCAATGCTATTCTTAGTTCACCAGGAAAAGTTGAACGGGAACTTGCAGAATTGGCGACAAATGGCATAGTGCGGAGAGTGAGAGTTGAGAGAcgtggtggaggaggtgaaGCCTTGATAGAGATGACGGACTACAATGAGATGCTAGACAAAGCATCACTACATGAGGAGACGAGGAAATCATTCAGGGCATTTCTGAAAGAGAACCCAACTACgcagatattatataagggtGCACTGGAAAACACACAGGCCGACGAACTTGTTCGTGCAGGCTTTCTTACAAGCTCAACACCTTCAACACCAGAAAGTACTCTCGATATTCGGCCAGAAAACCGAACGACACTGACATCGATACACCATGTCTCACGCTTTGCATCAGGCACAGCCTCTGCCGTGGGCGGCCATAATGCCATTCATCTTGCTGGCGGCGGTGGAGGCGCCCCAACACTTACAcgctcatcctcaacaccatctggCCTCCGAATATCAGTCCCAGGTCATGGCCGACATTTGAAGCTGGCGACCGCTACCGTGGACTGGGTGCGAGACGCCCTACGGCGAACGCGTTGGGGGGAAGGGCCAGAGAGCTGGTTAAAGGAGCGCTTCGAAGGTGGTGGACTCTATGGACCGCGTTGGAAGGAGTTCTGGGGAGTTGAATGGTCCTGGGTCTTAGGAGAAGCCGTAGGGCTAGGCGTTGTGGAAGTCTTTGAGACGGGAAGCGTAGGAAGAGGAGTGAGAGCATTGGGAGGTTGA